Proteins encoded by one window of Pelmatolapia mariae isolate MD_Pm_ZW linkage group LG14, Pm_UMD_F_2, whole genome shotgun sequence:
- the tmem160 gene encoding transmembrane protein 160 produces the protein MAFLTLFIRRQLPQAVCHYARLMKQVRPPSAGATLRRLHGSARQRVADKGPWGKSRGPEQQQYQLTDLDKADALMLRKSHETGFLSWFRNGLLATGIGVIAFVQSDVGREAGYAFFILGGACVSFGGASYIGSLFALRRMMLLSVPALLFQGAVVGSVALFWLCAVSLYIGRLEVEIIHEGEEGEDEEECRECRERREHRGYRGPRDSEDSDGKGQNK, from the exons ATGGCTTTCTTGACTTTGTTCATAAGAAGGCAGCTGCCGCAGGCCGTGTGTCACTACGCCCGGCTGATGAAGCAGGTCCGTCCGCCGTCCGCCGGTGCCACGCTGCGGAGACTGCACGGCTCAGCCCGGCAGCGGGTCGCGGATAAGGGGCCGTGGGGGAAGAGCCGGGGGCCGGAGCAGCAGCAGTACCAGCTCACAGACCTCGACAAAGCGGACGCTTTG atGCTGAGAAAGTCCCATGAAACAG GCTTCCTCTCGTGGTTCAGGAACGGTCTGCTGGCGACCGGGATCGGAGTCATCGCATTCGTCCAAAGCGATGTGGGACGAGAAGCAGGATATG CCTTCTTCATCCTGGGAGGTGCGTGCGTGTCGTTTGGCGGTGCCTCGTATATTGGCAGCCTCTTTGCCTTGCGGAGGATGATGCTGCTGTCTGTGCCAGCACTGCTGTTCCAAGGAGCCGTGGTGGGCAGCGTCGCCCTCTTCTGGCTCTGCGCTGTATCGCTCTACATCGGCCGATTAGAGGTGGAGATCATCCAcgagggagaggagggagaggatgaagaggagtGCCGAGAGTGCCGGGAGAGGCGCGAACACCGGGGTTACCGTGGCCCCCGCGACAGTGAGGACAGTGACGGAAAGGGGCAAAACAAGTAA
- the npas1 gene encoding neuronal PAS domain-containing protein 1 isoform X1, with translation MATMPFVSEGKCVSVEWDFLQGLLAKPPTLPCLQNLRKEKSRNAARSRRGKENFEFFELAKMLPLPGAITSQLDKASVIRLTISYLHMRTFASQGDPPWSPLLEGDSNCSKVRRSSHSLATDMFEQHLGAHLLQSLDGFVFVVSHEGRFLYISETVSIYLGLSQVELTGSSVFDYIHPADHVEMAERLGIRPHLRAEAGCHTAPESASSSASTSSLAGTPEPAAPSSPHSPADDPPERGFFIRMKSTLTKRGLHVKSSGYKVIHVTGRIRCRPALVPGSTRSVRRPMGLVALAHTLPPSTLNEVRMESHMFVFRVNMDLQVTYCENRISEYMDLTPAEVVGHTCYHFIHVEDLENLRQSHEDLLRKGQVVTGYYRWLQRRGGYLWIQSTATVSINHKAPHERNVIWVNYVLSRTELPDTPLDLLQLPESIRAERLRISSSPTDGSTQARGSQPVKSSVGKSDPDTKSRDKFTATAIQSEDRRKRLLRSDPEGAPPETRRRLEELRHTEESVSASSDLASESEGEEEDETEWDQGGDSDRLKREDSGGGGKQSRGGDTPTRGERGGRVHNGRAVIQQLKSVVTPSSLSGSPGIKTEHEALTTGGRWGSHTQTSTSHTHTTQPQPSHAHTPSSSLNGDSPTTPIPDSSSSSEAPPKGLFTPPSPALSPAMPVSSPLPREDRAVSGVVSRSSGGSGGAGNGPDFELLQRLAAGSAAGRVLFHPLALGPQGPQSLYAPSTIRYAPPELPPSHHHSTGHSDGLQLRSDHHKGPPPAFFPHLQRLAGLPPFSGFSPSDSPFSSSLPFCMNGLRGAAGTEED, from the exons TCTCCAGAACCTGCGTAAAGAGAAATCTCGCAATGCGGCTCGTtctcggcgggggaaggagaACTTCGAGTTCTTTGAGCTGGCCAAGATGCTGCCACTACCCGGGGCCATCACAAGCCAACTGGACAAAGCTTCGGTCATCCGGTTGACCATCAGCTATCTGCACATGCGGACCTTTGCCAGTCAGGGGGACCCACCCTGGAGCCCTCTGCTGGAGGGAGACAGCAACTGCAGCAAAG TTAGACGTTCATCTCATTCTCTGGCGACTGACATGTTTGAGCAGCACCTAGGGGCACATCTCCTGCAG TCTCTAGATGGCTTTGTGTTTGTGGTCAGCCATGAGGGACGGTTCCTCTACATCTCAGAGACAGTTTCTATCTACCTGGGACTCTCACAG GTGGAGCTGACCGGCAGCAGTGTGTTCGACTACATCCACCCAGCGGACCACGTCGAGATGGCGGAGCGGCTGGGAATCAGGCCACATCTACGGGCCGAGGCCGGCTGTCACACAGCCCCTGAGAGCGCTTCCAGCTCTGCGTCCACCTCCTCCTTAGCTGGTACCCCTGAACCCG CAGCTCCATCCAGTCCTCATTCTCCTGCCGACGATCCACCCGAGCGTGGCTTTTTTATCCGCATGAAGTCCACGCTCACCAAAAGAGGCCTGCATGTCAAGTCTTCTGGATACAAG GTAATCCACGTGACGGGGCGAATCCGCTGCCGCCCCGCTCTCGTCCCGGGCTCCACCCGATCAGTGCGTCGACCGATGGGTTTGGTTGCGCTGGCGCACACTCTCCCGCCCTCCACGCTTAATGAAGTCCGCATGGAGAGCCACATGTTTGTCTTCCGAGTGAACATGGACCTACAGGTTACATACTGTGAGAACAG GATCTCCGAGTATATGGATCTGACTCCAGCAGAGGTAGTGGGACATACCTGTTACCATTTCATCCATGTAGAAGACCTGGAGAACCTCCGGCAGAGCCACGAGGACT TGCTAAGAAAAGGCCAGGTAGTGACTGGTTATTATCGTTGGCTCCAGAGGAGAGGAGGGTACCTGTGGATCCAGTCCACTGCCACCGTGTCCATCAACCACAAAGCCCCCCACGAACGCAACGTTATCTGGGTTAACTACGTCCTGAG TCGAACAGAGCTGCCCGACACTCCCCTGGATCTGCTGCAGTTACCAGAGAGCATAAGAGCAGAGCGACTTCGAATCAGCTCGTCCCCGACCGACGGCTCCACACAGGCCCGAG GCTCGCAACCTGTGAAGAGCTCAGTGGGGAAAAGCGACCCTGACACTAAAAGCAGAGACAAATTCACCGCCACGGCCATTCAATCAGAGGACAGGAGGAAGCGCCTGCTGAGGTCTGACCCGGAGGGCGCACCTCCCGAAACCCGTCGCAGACTGGAGGAGCTCCGTCACACGGAGGAGAGTGTCTCTGCCTCCTCAGACCTGGCGAGCGAAAGCGAGGGGGAAGAGGAAGATGAAACCGAGTGGGACCAGGGAGGCGACAGCGACAGATTGAAACGGGAAGACAGCGGAGGAGGAGGTAAACAGAGCAGAGGAGGAGACACCCCGACGAGAGGGGAGAGGGGAGGAAGGGTGCACAATGGCCGGGCTGTGATCCAGCAGCTGAAAAGTGTAGTGACTCCATCATCCCTGTCCGGCAGCCCAGGCATCAAGACTGAGCATGAAGCCCTGACCACCGGGGGGCGCTGGGGATCACACACTCAAACTTCCacctcgcacacacacaccactcagCCCCAGCCCTCGCATGCGCACACGCCGTCCAGCAGCCTCAATGGTGACAGCCCCACCACCCCGATCCCGGACTCCTCTTCCAGCAGCGAAGCCCCACCGAAGGGTTTGTTCACTCCCCCGTCCCCAGCTTTGTCCCCCGCCATGCCCGTGTCCTCCCCGTTGCCCCGCGAGGACAGGGCTGTGTCGGGGGTGGTCAGCCGGAGCAGTGGTGGTAGTGGTGGTGCAGGTAATGGTCCTGACTTTGAGCTGCTTCAGAGACTGGCTGCTGGAAGTGCAGCGGGCCGGGTCCTCTTCCACCCCCTTGCCCTCGGCCCGCAGGGCCCTCAGAGCCTCTATGCCCCAAGCACTATCCGCTACGCTCCACCTGAGCTCCCCCcttcccaccaccacagcacAGGACACAGTGATGGCCTGCAGCTACGCTCGGACCACCACAAGGGACCCCCACCGGCCTTCTTCCCCCACCTACAGCGGCTGGCCGGCCTTCCACCCTTCAGTGGTTTCTCCCCATCTGACAGCCCCTTCTCCTCTAGCCTGCCCTTCTGTATGAATGGACTGAGGGGGGCTGCGGGCACAGAGGAGGACTGA
- the npas1 gene encoding neuronal PAS domain-containing protein 1 isoform X2, with amino-acid sequence MATMPFVSEGKCVSVEWDFLQGLLAKPPTLPCLQNLRKEKSRNAARSRRGKENFEFFELAKMLPLPGAITSQLDKASVIRLTISYLHMRTFASQGDPPWSPLLEGDSNCSKVRRSSHSLATDMFEQHLGAHLLQSLDGFVFVVSHEGRFLYISETVSIYLGLSQVELTGSSVFDYIHPADHVEMAERLGIRPHLRAEAGCHTAPESASSSASTSSLAGTPEPAPSSPHSPADDPPERGFFIRMKSTLTKRGLHVKSSGYKVIHVTGRIRCRPALVPGSTRSVRRPMGLVALAHTLPPSTLNEVRMESHMFVFRVNMDLQVTYCENRISEYMDLTPAEVVGHTCYHFIHVEDLENLRQSHEDLLRKGQVVTGYYRWLQRRGGYLWIQSTATVSINHKAPHERNVIWVNYVLSRTELPDTPLDLLQLPESIRAERLRISSSPTDGSTQARGSQPVKSSVGKSDPDTKSRDKFTATAIQSEDRRKRLLRSDPEGAPPETRRRLEELRHTEESVSASSDLASESEGEEEDETEWDQGGDSDRLKREDSGGGGKQSRGGDTPTRGERGGRVHNGRAVIQQLKSVVTPSSLSGSPGIKTEHEALTTGGRWGSHTQTSTSHTHTTQPQPSHAHTPSSSLNGDSPTTPIPDSSSSSEAPPKGLFTPPSPALSPAMPVSSPLPREDRAVSGVVSRSSGGSGGAGNGPDFELLQRLAAGSAAGRVLFHPLALGPQGPQSLYAPSTIRYAPPELPPSHHHSTGHSDGLQLRSDHHKGPPPAFFPHLQRLAGLPPFSGFSPSDSPFSSSLPFCMNGLRGAAGTEED; translated from the exons TCTCCAGAACCTGCGTAAAGAGAAATCTCGCAATGCGGCTCGTtctcggcgggggaaggagaACTTCGAGTTCTTTGAGCTGGCCAAGATGCTGCCACTACCCGGGGCCATCACAAGCCAACTGGACAAAGCTTCGGTCATCCGGTTGACCATCAGCTATCTGCACATGCGGACCTTTGCCAGTCAGGGGGACCCACCCTGGAGCCCTCTGCTGGAGGGAGACAGCAACTGCAGCAAAG TTAGACGTTCATCTCATTCTCTGGCGACTGACATGTTTGAGCAGCACCTAGGGGCACATCTCCTGCAG TCTCTAGATGGCTTTGTGTTTGTGGTCAGCCATGAGGGACGGTTCCTCTACATCTCAGAGACAGTTTCTATCTACCTGGGACTCTCACAG GTGGAGCTGACCGGCAGCAGTGTGTTCGACTACATCCACCCAGCGGACCACGTCGAGATGGCGGAGCGGCTGGGAATCAGGCCACATCTACGGGCCGAGGCCGGCTGTCACACAGCCCCTGAGAGCGCTTCCAGCTCTGCGTCCACCTCCTCCTTAGCTGGTACCCCTGAACCCG CTCCATCCAGTCCTCATTCTCCTGCCGACGATCCACCCGAGCGTGGCTTTTTTATCCGCATGAAGTCCACGCTCACCAAAAGAGGCCTGCATGTCAAGTCTTCTGGATACAAG GTAATCCACGTGACGGGGCGAATCCGCTGCCGCCCCGCTCTCGTCCCGGGCTCCACCCGATCAGTGCGTCGACCGATGGGTTTGGTTGCGCTGGCGCACACTCTCCCGCCCTCCACGCTTAATGAAGTCCGCATGGAGAGCCACATGTTTGTCTTCCGAGTGAACATGGACCTACAGGTTACATACTGTGAGAACAG GATCTCCGAGTATATGGATCTGACTCCAGCAGAGGTAGTGGGACATACCTGTTACCATTTCATCCATGTAGAAGACCTGGAGAACCTCCGGCAGAGCCACGAGGACT TGCTAAGAAAAGGCCAGGTAGTGACTGGTTATTATCGTTGGCTCCAGAGGAGAGGAGGGTACCTGTGGATCCAGTCCACTGCCACCGTGTCCATCAACCACAAAGCCCCCCACGAACGCAACGTTATCTGGGTTAACTACGTCCTGAG TCGAACAGAGCTGCCCGACACTCCCCTGGATCTGCTGCAGTTACCAGAGAGCATAAGAGCAGAGCGACTTCGAATCAGCTCGTCCCCGACCGACGGCTCCACACAGGCCCGAG GCTCGCAACCTGTGAAGAGCTCAGTGGGGAAAAGCGACCCTGACACTAAAAGCAGAGACAAATTCACCGCCACGGCCATTCAATCAGAGGACAGGAGGAAGCGCCTGCTGAGGTCTGACCCGGAGGGCGCACCTCCCGAAACCCGTCGCAGACTGGAGGAGCTCCGTCACACGGAGGAGAGTGTCTCTGCCTCCTCAGACCTGGCGAGCGAAAGCGAGGGGGAAGAGGAAGATGAAACCGAGTGGGACCAGGGAGGCGACAGCGACAGATTGAAACGGGAAGACAGCGGAGGAGGAGGTAAACAGAGCAGAGGAGGAGACACCCCGACGAGAGGGGAGAGGGGAGGAAGGGTGCACAATGGCCGGGCTGTGATCCAGCAGCTGAAAAGTGTAGTGACTCCATCATCCCTGTCCGGCAGCCCAGGCATCAAGACTGAGCATGAAGCCCTGACCACCGGGGGGCGCTGGGGATCACACACTCAAACTTCCacctcgcacacacacaccactcagCCCCAGCCCTCGCATGCGCACACGCCGTCCAGCAGCCTCAATGGTGACAGCCCCACCACCCCGATCCCGGACTCCTCTTCCAGCAGCGAAGCCCCACCGAAGGGTTTGTTCACTCCCCCGTCCCCAGCTTTGTCCCCCGCCATGCCCGTGTCCTCCCCGTTGCCCCGCGAGGACAGGGCTGTGTCGGGGGTGGTCAGCCGGAGCAGTGGTGGTAGTGGTGGTGCAGGTAATGGTCCTGACTTTGAGCTGCTTCAGAGACTGGCTGCTGGAAGTGCAGCGGGCCGGGTCCTCTTCCACCCCCTTGCCCTCGGCCCGCAGGGCCCTCAGAGCCTCTATGCCCCAAGCACTATCCGCTACGCTCCACCTGAGCTCCCCCcttcccaccaccacagcacAGGACACAGTGATGGCCTGCAGCTACGCTCGGACCACCACAAGGGACCCCCACCGGCCTTCTTCCCCCACCTACAGCGGCTGGCCGGCCTTCCACCCTTCAGTGGTTTCTCCCCATCTGACAGCCCCTTCTCCTCTAGCCTGCCCTTCTGTATGAATGGACTGAGGGGGGCTGCGGGCACAGAGGAGGACTGA